The following proteins are co-located in the Paludibaculum fermentans genome:
- a CDS encoding LOG family protein, giving the protein MKKSAHQNRAPFAYKNEAFLDSWNGRSLRILSEYLEPLDRFSQEKIRDTVVFFGSARIQEEGPLAKYYKDAREFARLITQWSDAMEPPTRRFVVCTGGGPGIMEAANRGARDAGGKTIGLNIALPHEQYPNPYLSPELNFQFNYFFMRKFWFAYLAKALVVFPGGFGTLDELTEILTLVQTQKLEKKIMIIMYGTEFWKEVINFDALAKYGVIAPEDMKLMDFVDDPHTALDHLKDFLSRNYLQPHQVRALEEMPDIAKSRI; this is encoded by the coding sequence ATGAAGAAAAGCGCACATCAAAACCGGGCTCCGTTCGCCTACAAGAACGAGGCATTCCTGGATAGCTGGAACGGACGTTCCCTGCGAATCCTGTCGGAGTATCTGGAGCCGCTCGACCGCTTCAGCCAGGAGAAGATCCGGGACACGGTGGTGTTCTTCGGGTCGGCGCGGATCCAGGAAGAGGGTCCGCTGGCCAAGTATTACAAGGACGCCAGGGAATTCGCGCGGCTGATCACGCAATGGTCGGACGCGATGGAGCCGCCGACGCGCCGTTTCGTCGTTTGTACGGGCGGGGGCCCGGGCATCATGGAGGCGGCCAACCGGGGGGCGCGCGATGCCGGCGGAAAAACGATCGGCCTGAACATTGCGCTGCCGCACGAGCAGTACCCGAATCCTTATCTTTCGCCCGAGCTGAACTTCCAGTTCAACTACTTTTTCATGCGCAAGTTCTGGTTCGCCTACCTGGCCAAGGCGCTGGTGGTGTTCCCGGGCGGCTTCGGAACGTTGGACGAGCTGACTGAAATCCTCACCCTGGTCCAGACCCAGAAGCTCGAGAAGAAGATCATGATCATCATGTACGGCACCGAGTTCTGGAAGGAAGTGATCAACTTCGACGCGCTGGCCAAGTACGGTGTCATTGCTCCGGAAGACATGAAGCTAATGGACTTCGTGGACGATCCGCACACCGCCCTGGACCATCTGAAGGACTTCCTGAGCCGGAACTACCTGCAGCCGCACCAGGTGCGCGCGCTGGAGGAGATGCCGGATATCGCGAAGTCGCGCATTTGA
- the lpxD gene encoding UDP-3-O-(3-hydroxymyristoyl)glucosamine N-acyltransferase, with the protein MKLQELAEQLGCDLRGDGSVEISGVAGMEYASPSQITFLANPKYAHKVKNTQAAAIIAAASVPELPIPVVVSDNPYLDFARALALFYQPPKPSVGIHSAAVIAATATIGENASIGAGAVIGEHVKIGRNAVIHPLVVIYEGAEIGDDFLGHAHCVVREHCRIGNRVILQNGVIIGGDGFGFAKRKDGTHFKIVQSGPVVIEDDVEIQTLTSVDRATVGETRVRRGAKIDSLVQIGHACEVGEDNIICSQTGLAGSTILKKNVLLAGQVGISGHLTIHDNAIVYAQSGIGHDVPAGSIVSGSPAFDAGDWRRAITAYPKLPELLKTVRQLEKRVKELESTLTGKSE; encoded by the coding sequence ATGAAGTTACAGGAACTGGCGGAACAGTTAGGCTGCGACCTGCGCGGAGACGGCAGTGTGGAGATCAGCGGCGTAGCCGGCATGGAGTATGCGTCCCCGTCGCAGATCACGTTTCTGGCGAATCCGAAGTACGCGCACAAGGTGAAGAATACGCAGGCCGCGGCGATCATTGCGGCGGCGTCGGTGCCGGAACTGCCCATCCCCGTGGTGGTGAGCGACAACCCTTATCTCGACTTCGCGCGCGCCCTGGCGTTGTTTTATCAGCCGCCGAAGCCGTCCGTGGGCATTCATTCGGCGGCTGTGATCGCAGCGACGGCGACGATTGGGGAGAACGCCTCCATCGGGGCCGGAGCGGTGATCGGCGAGCACGTGAAGATCGGGCGTAACGCGGTGATCCACCCGCTGGTAGTCATCTATGAAGGCGCGGAGATCGGCGATGATTTTCTTGGACATGCGCATTGCGTGGTGCGGGAGCACTGCCGGATCGGCAACCGGGTAATCCTGCAGAACGGGGTGATCATCGGCGGCGACGGGTTTGGCTTTGCGAAGCGCAAGGATGGAACGCATTTCAAGATCGTGCAGTCGGGTCCGGTGGTGATTGAGGACGATGTCGAGATCCAGACGCTGACCTCTGTGGACCGAGCGACGGTGGGGGAGACACGGGTGCGGCGCGGGGCGAAGATCGATTCACTGGTGCAGATCGGGCACGCCTGTGAAGTGGGCGAGGACAACATCATCTGCTCGCAGACGGGCCTGGCCGGGTCGACCATCCTCAAGAAGAACGTGCTGCTGGCCGGGCAGGTGGGGATATCGGGCCACCTGACGATTCACGACAACGCGATTGTGTACGCGCAGAGCGGCATTGGGCACGATGTACCGGCGGGCAGCATTGTGTCGGGCTCGCCGGCGTTCGATGCGGGCGACTGGCGCCGCGCGATCACGGCCTACCCGAAACTGCCGGAGCTCCTCAAGACGGTGAGACAATTGGAGAAACGCGTCAAGGAACTGGAATCCACGCTGACCGGAAAGTCGGAATGA
- a CDS encoding inner membrane CreD family protein has translation MFKRLAAIGFIFICTSIAWAILAATIYSRSSASGSSLRGRVQSVWGSELTQQPPVASVDSVNSTGGVETHVLPLERSDLRVKLALQPRQKGLLWFSTYTVNFEGVYALTNDTGRAVRAKLTFPLPARQAVYDGLTLLRDGQPLATENRDGALLTHVELEPGQALNLQVAYRSQGLDSWQYRFGEATGQIRNFQCKVTTDFRDIDFPDNTLAPTAKRDAPAGWDLQWNYSSLVSGVPIAVTMPVKAQPGPLAGEISAFAPVSLFFFFFLMLVITTMKRIDLHPMNYFFLACAFFAFHLLLAYLVDHISIHAAFFISSAVSVLLVVSYLRTVVGLRFALVEAGLAQFAYLVLFSYAFFFPGYTGLAITIGSICTLFAVMQWTGRVKWSERFTPAPIQPAA, from the coding sequence ATGTTCAAACGCCTGGCCGCCATCGGCTTCATCTTCATCTGCACCTCCATTGCGTGGGCCATCCTCGCCGCCACCATCTACAGCCGCAGCAGCGCCTCCGGCTCCAGCCTGCGTGGCCGCGTGCAATCCGTCTGGGGCTCGGAACTCACGCAGCAGCCGCCCGTCGCCTCCGTCGATTCCGTCAACTCCACCGGCGGCGTCGAGACCCACGTCCTGCCCCTGGAGCGCAGTGACCTGCGCGTCAAACTGGCCCTCCAGCCGCGCCAGAAAGGGCTGCTCTGGTTCAGCACCTACACCGTGAACTTTGAGGGCGTTTATGCCCTGACGAACGATACCGGCCGCGCCGTCCGGGCCAAGCTCACCTTCCCCCTGCCCGCCCGCCAGGCCGTCTACGATGGCCTCACCCTGCTGCGGGACGGCCAGCCGCTGGCAACCGAAAACCGCGACGGCGCCCTCTTGACCCATGTGGAACTCGAGCCCGGCCAAGCACTCAACCTCCAGGTGGCCTACCGTTCCCAGGGGCTCGACAGCTGGCAATACCGTTTTGGCGAGGCCACCGGCCAGATCCGCAACTTCCAGTGCAAGGTGACGACGGATTTCCGCGACATCGACTTCCCCGACAACACCCTTGCGCCGACAGCAAAACGGGATGCCCCGGCCGGTTGGGATCTCCAGTGGAACTACTCCAGCCTCGTTTCCGGCGTGCCCATTGCCGTGACAATGCCCGTCAAAGCTCAGCCTGGCCCCCTGGCCGGCGAAATCAGCGCCTTCGCCCCGGTTTCGCTCTTCTTTTTCTTTTTTCTCATGCTGGTCATCACGACGATGAAGCGCATCGACCTGCATCCCATGAACTACTTCTTCCTGGCCTGTGCCTTCTTTGCTTTCCACCTGCTGCTGGCCTATCTCGTCGATCACATCTCCATCCACGCGGCGTTCTTCATCAGCTCCGCCGTCTCCGTCCTGCTGGTCGTCAGCTACTTGCGCACCGTGGTCGGCCTGCGCTTCGCCCTGGTCGAAGCCGGACTCGCGCAATTCGCCTACCTGGTGCTCTTCTCGTATGCGTTCTTCTTCCCCGGCTACACCGGCCTCGCCATCACCATCGGCTCCATCTGCACGCTTTTCGCGGTGATGCAATGGACCGGCCGCGTCAAATGGTCGGAGCGTTTCACGCCGGCCCCAATTCAGCCCGCCGCGTAG
- a CDS encoding TlpA family protein disulfide reductase has translation MLYRRAFLCSFGLGLCAFPVEETPDFRGTTLKGEKFTKSSLKGTPVLIQFWATWCGVCRRDQPAVDALVEEYGDRLTVLAVSVNESERVVRKYLANSPRKGRIVLGGSTNLPAIFGANAFPHYVLLDAESRLKADVEGGIGDAGLHQLLKRVNL, from the coding sequence ATGTTGTACCGCCGAGCGTTCCTCTGCTCATTCGGACTGGGTTTGTGCGCCTTTCCCGTGGAAGAAACACCTGATTTTCGGGGTACCACATTAAAAGGCGAGAAGTTCACCAAATCCTCGCTGAAGGGCACTCCGGTCCTGATCCAGTTCTGGGCCACCTGGTGCGGAGTCTGCCGCCGCGACCAGCCCGCCGTCGATGCATTGGTCGAAGAATACGGCGATCGCCTGACAGTTCTCGCCGTCAGCGTGAACGAATCGGAACGAGTTGTACGCAAATACCTGGCGAACAGCCCGCGTAAGGGCCGGATTGTCCTGGGCGGATCCACCAACCTCCCAGCTATCTTTGGAGCCAACGCCTTTCCCCACTATGTCCTGCTGGATGCCGAATCCCGGTTGAAAGCAGACGTGGAAGGCGGCATCGGTGACGCCGGCCTGCATCAACTGCTGAAACGAGTGAATCTGTGA
- a CDS encoding outer membrane beta-barrel protein encodes MAALIASAAVLQGQNAPPAKPASELQRAVEEFKVLSRDLGFREDSPKKASKSGASRPQFHGRLSENFRNDVLDAVPHEIAQRGGDKNLLRRNQWGFNVSGPVIIPKLYNGGRKTFFSLSYEGVRERIGRSSLRTVPILSEREGDYSQVVDSAGEPQEIYDPSTTRLNPNYDSSQAVSRDNLQYIKDPYPNNRIPVDRQDPIARKILAFYPKPNSDAGPFFRNNYFAVAPETNTASGMIAKVDHSFLEKHRLAVSYAFTNGFAGSATFIPNAADSAAPDRNYVNRRGSIEYVYTASPQSVNTLTLEAHSDINENVSDTADWPSQLGLTGVPGKAFPRIELGSYLAMGRNSPQARNARNTFVLTDAHSLRVGKHNLRMVGQFVRYQVNTFNPGLPSGGYYFSSSLTSLPGIVNTGQSFASFLLGGVDTSDYSDVPSPSYFRNWTLITALQDTWEYRQGLTFSFGLNMQTSAPRTERYNRQSTVDLSVINPSNGRLGALVFAGKGGYGAAFQPVAIKPQPNFSLAWNPRGNRKAVLRLSYAMSYQAYPIYNGQWGTRGFTGHPNYYAANSQLVPAFTLSQGVPPASKPIPDLTPTAADDTNATILETGGHLPRYQSVGASYERELTGGFVLTGSLGVSWGKDLFVGNYAVNPDALRPEMMSYRDQLNDQAFNRSLRPYPQFIATDVFSQWPDGRYRREAASARVEKRTAQGLSLTGTYEYSRQYDDYSGPYGKQDFFNRHNEWGLTAGNNPHRLSLTYMYELPIGTSKPYLVFPDWRRYLTDGWSISGISSVSSGDPLSLRAQFNNTGGVLQTVRVNVVQGVDPLPSKQGPDMWFNPAAFSHPDDFQMGSGPRTHPTLRNPMTQNHDLSVSKRFAIDQERSMEFTASGFNFINNANWNLPDTVIGTESSPNVNAGKIIGSRGGRVVQLGLRFSF; translated from the coding sequence ATGGCCGCTCTAATTGCGTCCGCAGCCGTGCTGCAAGGCCAGAACGCGCCGCCCGCCAAACCCGCCAGCGAACTCCAGCGGGCCGTCGAGGAGTTCAAGGTCCTGTCCCGCGACCTCGGCTTCCGCGAGGACAGTCCCAAGAAAGCCTCGAAGAGCGGCGCCAGCCGGCCGCAGTTCCACGGCCGCCTCTCTGAGAACTTCCGCAACGACGTCCTCGACGCCGTCCCCCACGAAATCGCCCAGCGCGGCGGCGACAAAAACCTGCTGCGCCGCAATCAATGGGGCTTCAACGTCAGTGGACCCGTCATCATCCCCAAGCTCTACAACGGGGGCCGCAAAACCTTTTTCTCTCTCAGCTACGAAGGCGTCCGCGAACGCATCGGCCGCAGCTCCCTGCGCACCGTCCCCATCCTGAGTGAGCGTGAGGGCGACTACAGCCAGGTGGTCGACAGCGCCGGCGAACCGCAGGAGATCTACGACCCCTCCACCACGCGCCTCAACCCCAACTACGACTCCTCGCAGGCCGTCTCGCGCGACAACCTGCAATACATCAAGGATCCCTACCCCAACAACCGCATCCCGGTCGACCGCCAGGACCCCATCGCCCGCAAGATCCTTGCCTTCTACCCCAAGCCCAACTCCGATGCCGGCCCGTTCTTCCGCAATAACTACTTCGCCGTCGCGCCCGAAACCAATACAGCCAGCGGCATGATCGCCAAGGTCGATCACTCCTTCCTCGAGAAACACCGCCTCGCCGTCAGCTACGCCTTCACCAACGGCTTTGCCGGCAGTGCGACCTTCATTCCCAATGCCGCCGACTCCGCCGCGCCCGACCGCAATTACGTCAACCGCCGCGGCTCCATCGAATACGTCTACACCGCTTCGCCGCAGAGCGTGAACACGCTCACCCTGGAAGCGCACAGCGACATCAACGAGAACGTCAGCGATACCGCCGACTGGCCGTCCCAACTGGGTCTCACGGGCGTGCCCGGCAAGGCTTTCCCGCGCATCGAGCTAGGCAGCTACCTGGCCATGGGCCGCAACAGTCCCCAGGCGCGCAACGCCCGCAATACGTTCGTCCTCACCGACGCCCACTCGCTGCGTGTCGGCAAGCACAATCTCCGCATGGTCGGCCAGTTCGTCCGCTACCAGGTGAATACGTTCAACCCCGGCCTGCCTTCGGGCGGCTACTACTTCTCGTCTTCGCTCACCAGCCTGCCCGGCATCGTGAATACGGGCCAGAGCTTCGCCAGCTTCCTGCTGGGCGGTGTCGACACGTCGGACTACAGCGACGTGCCTTCGCCCTCCTACTTCCGCAACTGGACCTTGATCACCGCGCTCCAGGACACCTGGGAGTACCGCCAGGGGCTCACCTTCAGCTTCGGCCTGAACATGCAGACCTCCGCCCCGCGCACTGAGCGCTACAACCGCCAATCCACCGTCGACCTCTCTGTCATCAATCCTTCCAATGGCCGCCTCGGCGCGCTGGTCTTCGCAGGAAAAGGCGGCTACGGTGCCGCCTTCCAGCCCGTGGCCATCAAGCCTCAACCCAACTTCTCCCTGGCCTGGAACCCGCGGGGCAATCGCAAAGCCGTGCTTCGGCTCTCTTACGCCATGAGCTACCAGGCGTATCCCATCTACAACGGCCAGTGGGGCACGCGCGGCTTCACCGGGCACCCCAACTACTACGCCGCCAACTCGCAACTCGTGCCGGCCTTCACGCTCAGCCAGGGCGTGCCGCCCGCGTCCAAGCCCATACCCGACCTCACGCCCACCGCCGCCGACGATACCAACGCCACCATCCTCGAAACCGGCGGCCACCTGCCGCGCTATCAGTCCGTCGGCGCCAGCTATGAGAGGGAACTCACCGGCGGCTTTGTGCTGACCGGTTCTCTCGGCGTCTCCTGGGGCAAGGACCTCTTCGTCGGCAACTACGCCGTGAATCCCGATGCGCTGCGGCCGGAGATGATGTCCTATCGCGACCAGTTGAACGACCAGGCCTTCAACCGCTCGCTCCGCCCCTACCCGCAGTTCATCGCCACCGACGTCTTCAGCCAGTGGCCCGACGGCCGCTACCGCCGCGAAGCTGCCTCCGCCCGCGTCGAAAAGCGCACCGCCCAGGGCCTCTCGCTCACCGGGACTTACGAATACTCCCGCCAATACGACGACTACTCCGGCCCCTACGGCAAGCAGGACTTCTTCAATCGTCACAATGAGTGGGGGCTCACCGCCGGCAACAATCCGCACCGCCTCTCGCTCACCTACATGTACGAGCTCCCCATCGGCACCAGCAAGCCCTACCTCGTCTTCCCGGACTGGCGTCGCTACCTCACCGATGGCTGGTCCATCAGCGGCATCTCCTCCGTCTCCAGCGGCGACCCGCTCTCCCTCCGCGCCCAGTTCAACAACACCGGCGGCGTCCTCCAGACCGTCCGCGTCAATGTCGTGCAGGGCGTGGATCCCCTCCCCTCCAAACAGGGCCCGGACATGTGGTTCAATCCCGCCGCCTTCAGCCATCCCGATGATTTCCAGATGGGCAGCGGCCCCCGCACCCACCCCACCCTGCGCAACCCCATGACCCAGAACCACGACCTCTCCGTGAGCAAGCGCTTCGCCATCGACCAGGAGCGCAGCATGGAGTTCACCGCCTCCGGCTTCAACTTCATCAACAACGCCAACTGGAACCTGCCCGACACCGTCATCGGCACCGAGAGCTCGCCCAACGTGAATGCCGGCAAGATCATCGGCTCGCGCGGCGGACGCGTGGTCCAGCTAGGCTTGAGGTTTAGCTTCTGA
- a CDS encoding vWA domain-containing protein: MMRRFSIPVLAALVAAQLFASTTAAPAVHVRRVTAWSSTPELKDLKAKAEGKDARITRIKGPEDGLILLVVLDVTGDLTLVDAARAAMATEIEKLPPNIWLGVLRSQDGLRVVTDPTADRPSVTTTIQQSPVSGRAGLLETIEPAERLATSLLRKTPVRTAILYITDSNIYNYREDYTNPVINMSDSRDLSRRFPEALIREKTAKLSATLAEADAPVFVTHLAFLRDRLNDAYQTGLQQMAEATGGQAMFCRTQTDIAITITQAFEKIRSMWAVDVEIPQGTPKNFTMHLSAEGADLQYRTRFSMRAGGKE; encoded by the coding sequence ATGATGCGCCGGTTTTCCATACCCGTGTTGGCCGCGCTCGTGGCGGCACAGCTCTTCGCCAGCACCACGGCCGCGCCGGCGGTCCACGTGCGCCGGGTCACCGCCTGGTCCTCCACTCCCGAGTTGAAGGATCTCAAGGCGAAAGCGGAAGGCAAGGACGCCCGCATCACCCGCATCAAAGGACCCGAAGACGGCCTGATCCTGCTCGTCGTGCTCGACGTCACCGGCGACCTCACGCTGGTCGACGCCGCCCGCGCAGCCATGGCCACGGAGATCGAGAAACTGCCGCCGAACATCTGGCTCGGCGTGCTGCGCTCGCAGGACGGCCTGCGCGTCGTCACCGATCCCACGGCCGATCGCCCCTCCGTCACCACCACCATTCAACAGTCGCCCGTCTCCGGACGCGCCGGCCTGCTCGAGACCATCGAACCCGCTGAACGCCTGGCCACCAGCCTGCTGCGCAAAACCCCCGTCCGCACGGCCATCCTCTACATCACCGACTCGAACATCTACAACTACCGCGAAGACTACACGAATCCGGTCATCAATATGAGCGACTCCCGCGACCTCAGCCGCCGCTTTCCCGAGGCGCTCATCCGGGAAAAGACGGCGAAACTCAGCGCCACCCTGGCCGAGGCCGACGCTCCTGTCTTCGTCACCCACCTCGCCTTCCTGCGCGATCGCCTCAACGACGCCTATCAGACCGGGCTCCAGCAGATGGCCGAGGCCACCGGCGGCCAGGCCATGTTCTGCCGCACCCAGACCGACATCGCCATCACGATTACACAGGCCTTTGAGAAGATCCGCTCCATGTGGGCGGTCGATGTCGAAATCCCGCAGGGGACCCCGAAGAACTTCACCATGCACCTTTCCGCCGAAGGTGCTGATCTGCAATACCGGACGCGCTTCTCCATGCGGGCCGGCGGAAAGGAGTAA
- a CDS encoding coiled-coil domain-containing protein produces MHNRVQAVLLVLLVLSLGLSGWLYVSQQRSGPALQARVGELEKSNQAAADKATALAKENEALRAQLAERGIEPAAAAPAHKSEGDGRRLDAIRDLAQAQTRLAAATATNADLQNRVRDLESARETLSLENKKLAATEAGVRDDFESTRRVVQAMEAELKTKNERLSQLETNLRHSRDELAGLQKKFGTSGDTANSLLEVNRRRETVVNSLQRRYRELTDQLRALAVRLDTQRDSPVTAAPDISRIQTAVQSAEDDLRQLLSLNTQAQSLTQKLGQK; encoded by the coding sequence ATGCACAATCGCGTACAAGCCGTGTTGCTGGTTCTGCTGGTGCTCTCCCTGGGGCTCAGTGGATGGCTGTATGTCAGCCAGCAGCGGAGTGGACCGGCATTACAGGCACGCGTGGGTGAACTGGAGAAGTCGAACCAGGCCGCCGCGGACAAAGCCACGGCACTGGCCAAGGAAAACGAAGCGCTCCGGGCGCAACTGGCGGAACGGGGTATCGAACCCGCTGCCGCCGCGCCTGCGCATAAGTCCGAAGGCGACGGCCGCCGTCTCGACGCGATCCGCGACCTCGCACAGGCCCAAACCCGGCTGGCCGCGGCCACGGCCACAAATGCCGACCTGCAGAACAGGGTCCGCGACCTCGAGTCAGCCCGCGAGACCCTCTCGCTCGAAAACAAGAAGCTGGCGGCCACTGAAGCCGGTGTCCGCGACGATTTCGAATCCACCCGCCGCGTCGTGCAGGCCATGGAAGCCGAGCTCAAAACGAAGAACGAACGCCTCTCGCAGTTGGAAACGAACCTGCGCCATTCGCGCGACGAACTCGCCGGCCTGCAGAAGAAATTCGGCACATCCGGCGATACGGCCAACAGCCTGCTGGAAGTGAACCGGCGCCGGGAGACTGTGGTGAACAGTCTCCAGCGCCGCTATCGCGAACTGACAGACCAATTGCGGGCTTTGGCCGTCCGGCTCGATACCCAACGCGACAGTCCGGTGACGGCTGCGCCCGACATCTCCAGGATCCAGACGGCGGTGCAGTCCGCGGAAGACGACCTGCGCCAGCTCCTCAGCCTGAATACGCAGGCTCAGTCGCTGACGCAGAAACTGGGACAGAAATAA
- a CDS encoding 2-oxoacid:acceptor oxidoreductase family protein, translated as MLKEIRIAGFGGQGVILAAHILGRAVSIHEGGFATMTQNYGPEARGGAASAALVISDQPVLFPYVSNPEILVVMSQEAFTRYTPDLKEGGVLIVEEDLVRMENVPQHIRVYSIPATRIAEELGKKMVLNVVMVGFFCAITEAVSYDACKKAVVDSVPEKFRKLNLDAFENGFGFGKNLLSKGATRVEDTEPVSVLESAN; from the coding sequence ATGCTGAAAGAGATTCGTATTGCAGGTTTCGGCGGGCAGGGCGTCATTCTGGCCGCGCACATTCTGGGCCGGGCCGTCTCCATTCACGAGGGCGGCTTTGCGACGATGACCCAGAACTACGGTCCTGAGGCGCGCGGCGGGGCGGCCAGTGCGGCGCTGGTGATCAGTGATCAGCCGGTGCTGTTCCCCTACGTATCCAATCCCGAGATTCTCGTCGTGATGTCGCAGGAAGCGTTCACACGCTACACGCCCGACCTCAAAGAGGGCGGCGTGCTGATTGTGGAAGAAGACCTGGTCCGCATGGAGAATGTGCCGCAGCACATCCGGGTCTATAGCATTCCGGCCACCCGCATTGCCGAAGAGCTGGGCAAGAAGATGGTGCTGAATGTGGTGATGGTGGGCTTCTTCTGCGCCATTACGGAGGCCGTCAGCTACGATGCGTGCAAGAAGGCGGTGGTCGACAGCGTGCCGGAGAAGTTCAGGAAGCTGAACCTGGATGCATTCGAGAACGGCTTCGGCTTCGGCAAGAACCTGCTGTCGAAGGGCGCCACGCGGGTAGAGGATACTGAGCCCGTCAGCGTGCTGGAATCGGCCAACTGA
- a CDS encoding thiamine pyrophosphate-dependent enzyme: protein MSTAADLHIHNPVEDVLRKERIPTIWCPGCGIGTTVNSFAAALLGQNIDLKKTVIVSGIGCSGRVSGYMALDSFHTTHGRAIPFATGLKLANPELTVIVYSGDGDLTSIGGNHLIHAARRNMDIMVVCVNNMIYAMTGGQAAATTPGNSITTTSPFGSFEPEICLPQLVDAAGAVFVARWTAYHVKQLERTMSKALKKKGFRFIEVLTPCPTLYQRRNNMGDGLAAMVDYKNRSKIKNGAPTYEVALVPGGEIVVGEFVDREREDYLTRMRRQLGTNYSELPPQPEEEEQEGCCSSC from the coding sequence ATGAGCACGGCGGCGGACCTGCACATCCACAATCCGGTGGAGGACGTACTGCGCAAAGAGCGCATCCCCACCATCTGGTGCCCAGGCTGCGGCATCGGAACGACGGTGAACAGCTTCGCGGCGGCGCTGCTGGGCCAGAACATCGATTTAAAGAAGACGGTGATCGTGAGCGGCATCGGGTGCTCCGGTCGAGTGAGCGGCTACATGGCGCTGGATTCGTTCCACACCACGCACGGCCGGGCGATCCCCTTCGCCACGGGGTTGAAGCTGGCGAATCCGGAGCTCACTGTCATTGTCTACTCCGGTGACGGCGACCTGACGTCCATCGGCGGCAACCACCTGATCCATGCGGCGCGGCGCAACATGGACATCATGGTGGTCTGCGTGAACAACATGATTTACGCCATGACCGGAGGCCAGGCGGCCGCGACGACGCCGGGCAACTCGATCACGACCACGAGCCCGTTCGGCAGTTTCGAACCCGAGATCTGCCTGCCTCAACTGGTGGATGCGGCGGGGGCGGTGTTTGTGGCGCGCTGGACGGCGTACCACGTGAAGCAACTGGAGCGCACGATGTCGAAGGCGCTCAAGAAGAAGGGCTTCCGGTTCATCGAGGTGCTGACGCCGTGCCCGACGCTGTACCAGCGGCGGAACAACATGGGCGACGGCCTGGCGGCGATGGTCGACTACAAGAACCGCAGCAAGATCAAGAACGGCGCGCCGACGTACGAAGTAGCGCTGGTGCCCGGCGGGGAGATCGTCGTGGGCGAGTTTGTCGACCGCGAGCGGGAAGACTACCTGACCCGCATGCGCCGCCAGCTTGGCACGAACTATAGTGAACTGCCGCCGCAGCCCGAGGAAGAAGAACAGGAGGGGTGCTGCTCATCATGCTGA
- a CDS encoding 2-oxoacid:acceptor oxidoreductase subunit alpha, with product MMHADPNCVLTGTHFMNGDAACCEGALAAGARFAAGYPITPSTEVVERFAARVPKVGGIFIQMEDELAASIALQGMVWAGAKSFTVTSGPGYSLMMEHIGFAAMTETPCVFVNVQRGGPSTGLPTLPAQGDMMQARFGSHGDYSTISLVPNSPQECFSLTVKAFNLAEQFRVPVMFMMDECVGHMTEKVVIPDAKEIEVTPRRHASKPPGEFVLFEPGEDLVPEIAHAGEGYKVYVTGLTHDKRGYPLMNPASQKELIPRLFEKISRAADELTIVEAEGLEGADVVVVSYGITSRVAQRAIEMARDKGLKVGKLRLICVWPFPEKLIRELAPKVKALVMPELNMGQVVIELERCAGGQCKVISVPHPGGTVHKPADILAAIERGAE from the coding sequence ATGATGCACGCCGATCCCAACTGTGTCCTGACGGGCACACACTTCATGAATGGCGACGCCGCCTGCTGCGAGGGTGCGCTTGCCGCAGGTGCGCGATTTGCCGCAGGCTACCCCATCACTCCTTCCACTGAGGTAGTCGAGCGGTTTGCCGCCCGTGTCCCCAAGGTGGGGGGCATCTTCATCCAGATGGAAGACGAGTTGGCCGCGTCGATCGCCCTGCAGGGGATGGTCTGGGCGGGGGCGAAGTCGTTTACCGTGACCTCCGGACCGGGCTACTCGCTGATGATGGAGCATATCGGCTTCGCGGCGATGACCGAAACCCCTTGCGTGTTCGTGAATGTCCAGCGCGGCGGACCCTCCACCGGACTGCCCACGCTGCCGGCGCAGGGCGACATGATGCAGGCGCGGTTTGGGTCGCATGGTGACTATTCCACGATCTCGCTGGTGCCGAACTCGCCGCAGGAGTGCTTCAGCCTGACGGTGAAGGCATTCAACCTGGCGGAGCAGTTCCGGGTTCCGGTGATGTTCATGATGGACGAGTGCGTGGGGCATATGACGGAGAAGGTGGTCATCCCCGACGCGAAAGAGATTGAAGTCACCCCGCGCCGGCACGCCTCCAAGCCGCCGGGCGAGTTTGTCCTGTTCGAGCCGGGTGAGGACCTGGTGCCCGAGATCGCGCATGCCGGCGAGGGCTACAAGGTGTATGTCACGGGCCTGACGCACGACAAGCGCGGGTATCCGCTGATGAATCCGGCTTCGCAGAAGGAGCTGATCCCGCGGCTGTTCGAGAAGATCAGCCGGGCGGCCGATGAACTGACAATTGTAGAGGCCGAGGGTCTGGAAGGCGCCGATGTAGTGGTGGTGAGCTACGGCATCACGTCGCGGGTAGCGCAGCGGGCGATCGAGATGGCCCGGGATAAGGGCCTGAAGGTGGGCAAGCTGCGGCTGATCTGCGTATGGCCGTTCCCCGAGAAGCTGATCAGGGAGCTGGCGCCGAAGGTGAAGGCCCTGGTCATGCCGGAACTCAACATGGGCCAGGTGGTGATTGAACTGGAGCGTTGCGCCGGCGGCCAATGCAAGGTAATCAGCGTGCCCCATCCGGGCGGCACGGTACACAAACCGGCGGACATCCTGGCGGCAATTGAAAGAGGTGCGGAATGA